Proteins encoded within one genomic window of Arachis ipaensis cultivar K30076 chromosome B08, Araip1.1, whole genome shotgun sequence:
- the LOC110266093 gene encoding uncharacterized protein LOC110266093, whose protein sequence is MDDHTYARETKNRLANKKWLACKLVKKLRKYPNLRHFEAAQYFKTKCDLDLNKSSLTRALGDARSIVYDDAAAQYGMVRDYGLTLLKSNPGSTVTVGVIPQPNPDDNPIFEKMYVCLEGCKKGFLAGCKPLIGLDGAFLKTRHGGQILSAIGQDANNHIYVIAYAIVPVENTKNWRWFLELLHQDLGDYKKNKLCFISDIQKDLINAVKEVFPDVHHRFCVWHLWKNFNKQWKDLQLRGLLWDCARCTSQDGFLEIIKRIEKVNKEACEYLNKWPRDSWSRAFFSNAPKIDNICNNVCEVFNSRIKDARAKPIITLLEEVRMYAMRSIARNKVKLNSNTEILPPIQRSRLEKIRKESKVGSRCGLVTQTMRSSKFIAGQPTWLWNWERGSTHVVSGN, encoded by the exons ATGGATGATCACACCTATGCAAGAGAGACCAAAAACAGACTAGCTAATAAGAAGTGGCTAGCCTGCAAATTGGTGAAGAAACTAAGAAAATATCCGAATCTGAGACACTTCGAGGCTGCACAATATTTTAAGACAAAATGTGATTTAGATCTAAACAAGTCTTCACTGACCAGGGCCTTAGGAGATGCTAGATCTATTGTGTACGATGATGCTGCTGCCCAATATGGCATGGTGAGGGATTATGGGCTGACACTGCTGAAGAGCAATCCAGGCTCCACTGTCACAGTTGGTGTTATACCTCAACCCAACCCTGATGATAATCCAATATTTGAGAAGATGTATGTTTGTTTGGAGGGATGTAAAAAAGGATTTCTGGCTGGTTGCAAACCCCTGATAGGCTTGGATGGAGCTTTTCTAAAGACTCGGCATGGTGGTCAGATCCTGTCTGCCATTGGCCAAGATGCAAACAACCATATATATGTGATTGCCTATGCAATTGTCCCTGTTGAGAACACTAAGAACTGGAGATGGTTCTTGGAATTACTTCATCAAGACTTGGGGGATTATAAGAAGAACAAGCTGTGTTTTATCTCAGATATACAGAAG GACCTTATAAATGCAGTTAAGGAGGTTTTTCCAGATGTTCATCACAGATTCTGTGTTTGGCATTTGTGGAAGAACTTCAATAAGCAATGGAAGGATCTCCAGCTTAGAGGGCTACTATGGGATTGTGCAAGGTGTACTAGCCAAGATGGATTCCTTGAAATCATCAAAAGGATTGAGAAGGTTAATAAGGAAGCCTGTGAGTATTTGAACAAGTGGCCTAGAGACTCTTGGAGCCGGGCATTCTTCAGTAATGCACCTAAAATAGACAACATCTGCAACAATGTCTGTGAAGTCTTCAACTCTAGGATCAAAGATGCTAGAGCTAAGCCTATTATCACACTCTTGGAAGAAGTCAGGATGTATGCAATGAGGTCGATAGCTAGGAACAAGGTGAAGCTTAATTCAAACACTGAAATTCTACCTCCTATACAGCGCAGCAGGTTAGAAAAGATACGGAAGGAATCAAAAGTTGGGTCCCGATGTGGTCTGGTGACCCAGACTATGAGAAGTTCGAAGTTCATAGCTGGTCAACCAACATGGTTGTGGAATTGGGAAAGAGGCTCTACACATGTGGTTTCTGGCAATTGA